A segment of the Candidatus Poribacteria bacterium genome:
GACGCGACTGGACGATGCGCGGAACCGTGATCCGTCACAACTACCTGCACGACATCACGGGGTTCGAGGGCAAGGGCTGTGTCGGCGTCTACCTCGACGACATGTTCTGCGGAACCGAGATCAGCGGGAACCTGTTCTACCGCGTTACGCGCGCGGCGTTCATCGGCGGCGGCAGGGATTGCACCGTCGAGAACAACATCTTCGTCGACTGCTCGCCGTCGCTCCACATCGATGGCAGGGCGATGGGCTGGGCAAGCTACCACGTCGGCACGACGATGACCGACCGTCTCAACGACATACCCTACAAGAACGCGCTGTGGTCGAGCCGATACCCGGAGCTCGTGAACATCCTCGACCAGGAACCCGCCGCGCCGAACGGCAACGTCGTCCGGCTCAACATCTCCGTCGGCGGCAAGTGGGACGAGATCTACGACAACGTGCGCGACCGCGTCCGGTTCGAGGACAACCTGGTCGACGTCGATCCTGAGTTCGTCGGCGCGCCGCCGAGCACGTTCGAGCTGAACCCGCATTCGCCGGCGTTCGGATTGGGCTTCCAGCAGATCCCCGAATCTGAGATCGGCATCTACAACGACTCAGAACGGGCATCCTGGCCCCCAGTCCACCTCGTTCGCAAGCACGTCCAGTCAGCCCTTCGCAAACACTAGGCGCTCTTCTGCCCTGACGGCGACGGAGAGGTGACGGCAGCGAGCCGCGCCGATGGAGGTCGGCAAGGTCCGGGCAAGGCGTGCAGGGCTGTTCCATGAAGCCACTCGGTCCCCGCACGGCGGGGTCCAGACGAACGCCCGCTGCTCCGACGGACACCATCCGTCCATGGAGCCACCGTTTCCGCTCCGTCGCTCCCGCGAAAGCGGGAGCCCAGAATCCTGGATTCCCGCTTCCTGGCCCCGCGAAGGCGGGGCTCGCGGGAATGACAGGTAGTGTTGGACCTGCGCAGCAGGCGGCGAGACTCGTTCATGAAACAGCCTGAAAGGCGTGAGGCGTCCCGATGGCTTCCCGCCCGTCGGCTTCGACGCCGACGACGCGGGGTGCTATACTCAGCCGGTGGCGGTCGGACTTCGTCGGCTCGAAGGTCCCGCGTGATGCTCCATACGATCCCACGGCTCGTCGTCGAGGTGTTTCAGCACGAGTGGTATCGTGGTCGGCGCGGCACCGTCATTGAGCCGGTGCCCGAGACGCGCGCCATCGGGTTCGAGAACAACATCTCGGCGATCCGCATCTACAAGGGTCCTGCCTACAGCGCGGGCTCGAACGTGAAGGCGATCTTCTGGCAAGACGCGCACTTCCGTGGGCAGCGGCTCGTGCTCGGACCCGGGTACTACCACTCGCTGCACCAGTTCTCGTACAACTTCGGGAACCGGATCTCGTCGATCTCGTTCGGTTCCGAAAGCTATGTGGACGGACCCGTGTGGGGCACCGTGCCGGTTGTCGTCGATCTGTTCGATGAACCGAACTACGGCGGCAATCGCGTCACTATCGTCCGAGACGAGCCGCGCCTCGATGCCCGCGTGTCGACGACCGTGCGCTCGATCCGGCTTTACAAGGGACCCAACTGCCCGACCATCGGGAGCCGCATCCAGCTCTTCGAGCAGCCCTTCTTCGAGGGAACGGCGTTCCCGCTGGAACTCACGCGCCGAGACTCCGTGCGCGAGTACCCGAACGTGGAGCTGTTACCACAGAGGCTTCCGACGAGCATCGGCTCCGTGAAGATCGAGGGATGGGCGGCATCGACCGAGTTCACGCAAGTCGTCTTCCAGGACGAGTTCGATGGCGTGAAACTGCGCGACCTGTGGGAGTGGATCGATCCGAAAGAGGGCGGACACTGGCAGGAGCGGCTCGGGTGGCTCCAGATGTCGGCGGAACCGGGCACCTTCCTGTGGCGAGGCGCGAACTTCGACGCGCCGAGGATCCTCCGACCGGAGAGCGGCGACTTCGCGGTCGAGACCCGTCTGCGGATCAGCGACGAGACGCATCCCTACGGCGGCATTCTCATCTGGTTCAACGAGAACGCCTACATCCGGCTCGACAAATCGCCGTCCGACTACCTGTTCAACGGCGACATCCGGTTCGAGGACCATACGCCGGGGCGCGAAGACACGCTCGTGGGCAGGGGCTTCGGGCTCTCGACCGCGCCGCAGGTGTACCTGCGCGTCGAGCGTTCGGCGAACCTATTCAGCGGCTTTGCGAGCTCGAACGGCGTCGACTGGGTCGCCTGCGGCTCGACCTTCGTCAGCATGGGAGACCCGGTGCAAGTGGGGCTCTTCGCCGCCTGTCCGACCGGCATCCCAAAGACGCTCACGCGGTTCGACTACTTCAAGACGCTCAAACGCCCCATCGACACGCCGCTTCGGAGTTCGCGGCTCGTCGCGCCCTACCGGTCGCCGGAGCACAGCCGACGCATCGGCGAGGTGCGAAAGCTCACCTAGTGGTCTGTCACGATGAGGATTCGGGAGCCCCCCACGCTTCGCCGGGGCGGGGGGAGGATGCCTTATCGCCCCTCCTTGAATGGGGAGGGTTAGGGTGAGGGTCGGTTCTCCAAAGCATCAACCTGACAGACCACTAGCCTCCACCTTGATGATGCCCCAGGTGCGTGCCAGTTTGCCGCGCGGCTCGACCGGTTCGAGCCCGGTCGCTCTGCCGAGACCGGACTCCATGATCGACTTCACATCGCCAGCTTCGAGCCCGACCTTGAAGAGCCCCACTTCGTCGACCACGCACGCGGTCAGGAACCCGATTCCCTTGTCCGTCGCGACCCACGCCGTCTGGTTCTGATCCTGCAGTATGAACGCCGCCACCGCCTGCGAGACCTTCTGCGCGCCGTCGATGTAGATCGCGGCGTTCTTGCCGTCATAGACGTTGGCGACGTGGTACCACGTCTTTGACGACACGTTGAAAGAGCTCCCGACGTTCCAGAGATTGCTCCAGAAACGAAGCTCGTTGCCGTCCGTCTTGTAAGGTACAGAGCGGTTGTCGGACTGATCCCACACCGAGAAGTAGTTCTGCTGCCCCGCCAAGTCGGTGAACTTGATCCACATGGCGACGCTCCAGGAAGTTCGGAGCGTTCCCTTGCCCAGCGTGAACGTCACCGTGTCGCCCTTGGCGAAGTTGAGCGCCTTGCCCAGCTTGCCGTCCTCCCACCTGGCTCCCTTGATCGCTCCCTGGAAGGCGTTCGGTGAGGAGTCGGCTGTCGTGTCGCCTTTGCCCTCGTCGAAGTACCACAGCCCGACGAGGCTGTCAGGAGTGATCTTGGCGTGTGCCGTCGAGACGGCGAACACGAGGTACGCAGCATACAGAAGCGTCCAAGCCGTAGATCGCATCGCCGTGTCTCCTCAGCGTGTCGAGAGGCTCCTGCGACGAACCTACCAGGACAACTCGGCGGGCAGGTACTGCCCGATCAGGTCCTGATAGTACGGTCGCAGCGCGTCCACGTCCGGCGGCTCGTCAGCCTTCGAGTAGAGGTCGTACGGATTGAACCGCCGGACCCACTCCATCAGCTCGCGGTCGCGGTCGTTCATCAAGTAGGTGTATTGGTTCTCCGTGTGCGCGGCATAGAACGAATGGTACCGGATCATCGCGAGCGCCTCGTCCGGCAGATAGTCGCGGACCACCTGGTAGAGGTACTCGTCATGCCCCCACGAGACATGCACGGAATCGAGGCCGCAGCCCTCCTCGTAGATGCCCAACCGCGTCGAGTAGACCGGATGCTCGCTGTCCGGGTTCTCAGCGAAGTACTCCGGGTAGATGATCCGGTCCGAGAAGGCGCATCCGACCGGGAACGTGTCGCCGACGACCGCCCACTGCGGCTCGCCGAACAGCGCGAGCGCCTTGCCCAGGTCGTGGATCAGCGCCGCCAGGATGAACCAGTCGGGCTGTCCGTCGCGACGACACGCCTCCGCCGACTGCAGGTTGTGCGCGAGCTGTGAAAGCTCCGTGTCGGGATCGCTGTCGTCGACAAGGGCATCGAGCCTCTCGATGGCTTCCCACGCGCCCATCCGCGCCCGGTCTTTCCGAGCGTACTGCGCCTTCTTGCCCTGGACGAAGTCCAAGGTCTGGAGCCGGTGGTTCGTTCGGTAGAACTCACGAACGCTGTCGCGTGCGCCTTCGTAGTTCCTGAAGCTCTGAGATGCCGTGGTCTGGTCGGTGGACAACGTCGCGTCTCCTTGTCACCTCACGAAGTCACTTCACGAAGCGATGGCTCAGCCGTAGGTCACGTCGCGTACCGTGGACTCGTCGAGCCGACGGATCAAGACGACGAGCAGCGCCACGAGCTGGTCGAAGTCGTCTCGATGGATCATGCTCGTGTGGCTGTGGATGTGGCGCGACGGCACGCAGAGCGTCACCGTGGGAACGCCGTCGCGGTGGACGTGGATCGCCCCGCCGTCGGTTCCGCCCATCACCATGTCGAGCTGGAGGGGGATGTCCTCCGCCTGCGCTGTGTCGATCACGAAATCACGCAGGCGCAGATGCGGGATGAGCGAGTTGTCGTAGCAGATGAGCGCGGGTCCGCCGCCCAGCTTCTCCGTCGCCTGGTGCTTCTCGATGCCGGGCACGTCGCCGGCGATGCCCACATCCAGCGAGAACGCGATGTCGGGGTTGGCGATCCACGAGCTCGTCCGCGCCCCTCGCAGACCGACCTCCTCCTGGACGGTTCCGACGCCGTAGACGGTGTTCGGGTGATCGACGCCGTTCAACGCGCGCACCGTCTCGATGACGGTCGCGACGGCAGCGCGGTTGTCGAACGCCTTGCCGAGGTAGACCTTGCCGCCGTTCATCGGGACGAACTCGCTGAGCGGCACGATGGGGTCGCCGATCCGAACGCCCATCTGCTCGCGCACCGTCGCGCCGTCGGTCACGCCGAGATCGATGTACATGTCCTTCATCTCGACGACCTTGTTCCGTTCGTCGGGAGGCAGGACGTGAGGCGGCTTCGACCCGATGACTCCGAGGAACTCGCCCTTCGACGTGTAGACGATCACCCGCTGCGCGAGCATCACCTGCGTCCACCAGCCGCCCAACGGCGAGAACCGGATGTATCCCTCGTCGGTGATGTGCCGGACGACCCAGCCGACCTCGTCCATGTGTCCCGCGAGCATGATCGACGGCGACGCGGCGGATCCGACCTTCTTGCAGGCGACCGAGCCGATGCGGTCCCGCTCGACGGTTCCGATGCCCTCCAGTGCGCGCAGGAAGATCGCGCGGACTCGATCTTCGTATCCCGGTAAGCCCGGAGCTTCGGTCAGGTCCTTCAGCAGCTTCGCACGGGCGTCCAGATCGGCAGTCATTTGAGTTCCTCACTGTGGGATGCGGGAGTCGCCACATTGTAGGGAGGATCGGAGCGCCAGGAAACACTGCGCCACGGCGCCAGCGACGTCATCGCTGTCCAGGACGGCTCCCATCACCGCGACGCCGAACGCGCCTGCCCGCATACACTCCGCGATCCTGCCCGTACCGATGCCGCCCAGGGCGAGGATGGGAACCTGGGTCTGCGAAGCGCACTGACGGATCGCGTCGACGCCGATGGGCGGAACCCCGGGCTTGCTGCGCGTCGGGAAGATCGGGCTCAGCGTGACGAGGTCCGCGCCCTCCGCCTCCGCGCGCAGCACGCCGTCAACATCGTGCGCCGAGTAGCCGATCAGACAGCCATCGCCGAGAGCCCTTCGCGCCGAGGCGATCGACGCGTCACCGGGCAGATGAACGCCGTCCGCGCCGCTCGCCAGCGCGATGTCCGCATGCCGGTTCACAAGGAGTCTGACGCCGGGTACAGACTGCGTGGCGTCGCGACATTGCTTCACCAGACTGACGTACGGGTCGTGGGGAAGGCTCTTCTCACGGATTTGGATCAGCCGTGCGCCGCCGACGCTCGCCTGCGCGACGACGTCCGCGACACGGCGCGACGACCGGTCGGAGCCGACGATCAGGTAGAGCCGGTCATCATCGCCCAGCTTCACGAGTCGATGAGTCCGTCCGTGGGGCTGGACGCCGTGGCGTAGAGCTTTCGCGGGATGCGCCCGGCAAGATGCGCCAGCCGACCCGCTTCGACGGCGAATCGCATCGCTCGCGCCATCGCCACGGGATGGCGGGCTCCGGCGATCGCCGTGTTCATCAGGACGCCGTCGCAGCCGAGCTCCATGGCGACGGCGGCATCGGACGCGGTTCCCACGCCCGCGTCGACGATCACGGGAACCGATACCGACTCGCGCAGAATGACGATGTTGTGCGGGTTCCGTATGCCCATCCCGGAGCCAATAGGAGCGCCGAGCGGCATGACGGCGACACACCCGGCGTCTTCGAGCTTCTTCGCCGTGACGGGGTCGTCGTTGGTGTAGGGAAGCACCTGGAACCCGTCGCGAACGAGCTCCGACGCCGCTCGAAGCAGGTGTTCGACATCCGGGAAGAGCGTCCGCTCGTCGCCGATCACCTCGAGCTTCACCAGGTCGGTTCCCAGCGCTTCCCGAGCGAGCTGCGCGGTCAAGACGGCGTCCTTCGCCGTGTAGCAACCGGCGGTGTTGGGGAGCACCATGCGACCGGCTCGTTCCAGGAGTGCCAAGAGGCTTTCGCCGCATCGGTCCGACAGATCGATGCGCCGAATCGCGACGGTGACGACTGCCGCGCCGCTCGCTTCGATGGCGTCGAGCATCACCTGCGCATTCGGGTAACCCGACGAACCGACCAAGAGCCTCGACCCGAAGGTCTTGCCGCCGATCCGAAGTCCCTCGTCCACCTAGATACCTCCCTGCACAGCCCGGATGATCTCGACGCAGTCGCCCTCGCGCAGGAGCAGCCCGTGCCACTCGGCTCGACGGACGACGGCTCCGTTGACGGCGACGGCGATGCCGCGTTCCGGCACGCTCTCGACGGTTGCCGCCACGAGCGACTCGACGGTCGTTGAGTCCCGGAGCTCCGTGGCGCGACCGTTCACCGTGATGGTCATGCCCTGGCGCTCCTGAACCGGTCGAGGCGGTACGGTTCGATGACGTCCGACATCTCCCCGGTCAGGATCGCTCGCGATACGTCCTGCGCCGTGACAGGGGCATAGAGGATGCCGTTCCGATAGTGACCCGTCGCCATGAAGAGCGCGTCGATGTCGGTTGCCCCGAGGATAGGCGCGTTGTCCCGGGAGCTGGGGCGCAGACCCGACCAAGTCTCGACAACCGACAGCTCGTGAAGGATGGGCAGCGCCTCCCAGGCGGGGCGCAGCAAGTCGAGCACGCCACCCGCTGTGACGCTCTTGTCGAAGCCCGCCTCCTCGACCGTGGCGCCGATCAGGATGGTCCCTGCGCTCTTGGGAGCCAGATAGACGAAATGCCGGGCGTTCATCGCCCACAGGACGCGGTCGAGCACAGGCGGGTCCGGCTGTCGGACGGCGATCACCTGCCCTCGGATCGGACGCACCGGCGGAACGCTGCCTTCCGGCAGTCCGGCGATCCCTGCCGACCACGCCCCAGCCGCCAGCAGAACCGCATCCGCCAGCTCGAATCCGCCACGGACGACGACGCCCGTTGCCTGGTTCCCTTCGATCACGATCTCGTCGACAGGCGCGTGGGCGCGCACGAAGCCGCCAGCGCGAGAGAGGGCGACGAGTAGCGCCTCGGCGACTCGGCGGGCGTCGACTTGATGGTCCTGCCGCGAAAGCAGACCCATCGTCACGGCGCGAGACAGGTACGGTTCCAGTTCTCGCGCTTCGTCCCCCGTGACGGACTCGACGGGCAGCGAGAGCTGACGCTGATGCTCGTGGAGGAACCGAAGCTGAGACGCGGCGTCGCGATCCAGCGCGACGAAAAGCGTGCCTTCGTCGCGGTAATCGACCGATATGCCGGAGTCGGATTCGAGTTCGGCGGCGAAGGCGCGCCATCGACGCTGGCTCTCGCGCCCGAGCACGGTCAGGTGGTCTTCTTCGGGGCGAAGCTCCATCTGAGCGGCGAGCATGCCGCCCGACGCCCAGGTCGCCTCGCGCATGGGCTCCCCGGCGTCATAGACGACGACTTCTGCCCCTGACTTGGCGAGCTGCCACCCGATTCCGACGCCGCACACGCCCGCCCCGACCACGGCGACGCGGAGTCGCTTCATGGTCTGCGTCTCGTATCAGATGAAGCGGCGGCAAATCGGCGAACGCACGCCCATCGGCGAGTGTCCATGGAAGGTCTCCCTACGCTGGCATTACCCAGGTCAGGTTCGGAGGGTCTGATCTCAGCCGGACGGCGCGCGTCCGGCACCCCTGTCGTCCTTCCATGGTACGCGACCGGGAGCCCGGGCGTCAAACGGCAGAGCGGCGGTGCAGGGCTGTTTCATGCGCACACCTTGCCTCGCGCTTCTGCACCACAGGCAACCGGCTGATGCCCGCGCGCTGCGGCATCCGTCGACGCGCTGACCCTGTATCGCCGTCGCTCCCCCGAGCCCCGCCTTCGCGGGAATGACAGGTAGTGTTGGACCTGCGCAGCAAGCGGCGAGACTCGTTCATGCAACAGCCCTGGGTCAGCGCTCTGTCGCCTTGACATTCGCGCTGGCGATATCGTAGACAACACGACACGCCCGCGACAGTCCCGCCGAGGAGGTGGTCATGCCCCGTCTCAAGAGCTTCATCGCCGCGACGATCTTTCTCGCCGCCACGGTCGCCGCCTCGGCGCAGCTCATGGAAGTGTCGGAGCTGCTCGACATCCCCGCGCTCGGCAAAGGCTCCTCCACCATCGAGCTCGAGACGAAGGCGAACGTCCGCTCCTATGAGGTTCCCGCGAACCCGTCGATGACGATCCTGCCGGAGACGATCACCGTCTGGGTCAACAACGCGCCGCTGACCCGCGACAAGGACTATGTGGCGGTCACTGGCGAGAACGCGGTCTACGTACAGCTCACGGAGCCTCGGCGGAGCCAGCGCGACAAGTTGCGCGTCGGGTTCGACTTCCGCCGGGCGAACCTGACCAACGGCAAGCCCTTCTCGATGGACGACCTCTACGGACACGTCCTCGTCGTCGATCTGTGGGCGACGTGGTGCGGGCCCTGCGTCAAGGAGATACCCGACTTCATCGAGTTCCAGAAGAAGCACAAGGACGAGAAGTTCAGCTACGTAGGCATCTCGGTGGACGATCCCGCCGACCTCGCAGAAGTGGAGAGCTTCATCAGCGGTAAGCAGGTCAACTACCCGATGATCCTCGGCGACCGGACGCTGGTGAACGAGTTCAAACCGATCATGATGGGCAAGTCGCTGTCCGGCATTCCCACGAAGTTCGTCGTGAACCGACAGGGCAAGGTCGCGTTCTGGATGGTCGGTTCGCCCAAGGGAACCCCGATCGAGCCGGAGATCGAGCGCCGCCTGCTGAGGCTCATCGCTGAGCCGGTTCCGGAGAAACCCAAGGCGGTTTCAGCGAACTGATATGCGCGCTGCTCGATTTCTGAGCACTCCATCCCGATTGCCTGCGAGGTTCTTGCGCAGGCATCGCCGCACAGTCCGCATGAACACGCCCTTTCGCGCGTCCCGGAGGTGGCACGAGTCTTGCTTCATCCTCGCCGACAGTGCCACACGACGTGCGATGAGGAGACGTGACGTGCCACGATTTCGATGCGTGTTCCCAACCCAGACGGCAGCAGGCGCCAAGGACGCTGGCACCAGAGGGCGAACGGCACGCGGTATGCATCTCGCCTACGAGTTCGATGCCCCCGACCTGACAACGCTTAAGGCATGGCTCCAGCAGCGGAACCTTCCTGTCCCGGATATCGCCGAAGTGTCGAACGACACGGCTCCGGCGTCGTCCGCCGACTGATTCACCCGTCCGTCTGATCGTCGACTTCGAGCGGCGTGAACGCGTACCCGCGTCTCATGTAGGCGTCTTCGAGCGCGGACAGGTGCGCGGCGTCGCGGTAGATGCCGACGACCGCCCCGCCGGAGCCGCTGAACTTCGTCGGGCTCCCCAGGTTCCTGCCGATCTCGATCATCTCCAGATTCGCGGCTCCGAGCGCGGCGTCGCCGTAGATTCGGCGTCTCAGGTCGAAGTTGCGGCTGAAGAGCGATCCGAGCGTCTCGGAGTCGCGCGCGAGGATGGCGCTCTTCGCCTCGACGGCGTACTGCGCGAACTGGCGCATCGCCGCCCGGACCTCTGGATCGCCGTCGTCGAACCGATACCGGATGCTGCTGTGCACCTTGCCGGACTCCGTTCCGCGCGGCATGTACGCGAGGAACAGAGGCGGCAGCAGCGCTGAATCGAGCGGCGTGTAGTCGCCGTAGCCCTGGGCGCGCATGCGCTCTTCGGCGAAGTCCATGAAGACGGTTCCGCCGTAGACCTGCACGACGCGGTCCTGGAGACCAGCGGCGATTCCCAGCTCGTCCACCTCGACGCTGAGGATCAGGCTCGGGAGCTCCGCCTTGGGGATGTCGATACCCTCGCGGATGCCGAAGAACGCCATCAGCGCGCGGATGGTCGCCGTGATGATGGCGCTGGAGCCGCCCAGACCGATCTGCCGAGGAATCGTGGTGTCGTAGGAGATCGTGAAGTTGCGGTCGTCCAGCGGGATGCCGCGCTGCTCACAGAAGCTCTGGAACCGGCAACACGCCGCGAAGAGCAGTCTGAGCCCGCCGTAGTAACCTTCGATGCGCATCTGGTCGGCGAGGTCCGTCAGGCTCAGGAAGGCGGTCGAATCGTGCGTCGCGTGCGGCACGAGCTGGAGCTCCGGGCTCTCCCAGAGCGTCACGTCGGCGGCGAAGTTGCGGATCGCTGACGCAATCGTCTTGCCGAAGAACCCGTCCGATGGGTTCCCCACCAGCCCAACCCGCGCGTAGGCGCGCTGACGGATGATCACTCGCTTGACTCCGCTGAAAGCCCTCGATCCGACAGCACACGCCGGATCACGTCGATGCCGGTCTCCATTTCCTCGCGGGAGATCGGCACGTACTTCTCGAACTCCGCCCAGTCGTGAGCGTCCTGCCGCTCGTCACGGTTCCCACGCAGGATGCTCTGGGCGTACTCGCCGATCTCGCCGATGCACCACTGATATATGTAGAACGCAAAGACTTCGGCGTCGAGTCGTTTGGGCTCACCAATCTCAGAATAGCCGTCCAGGAACGCCTCGAACCGGTCTGCGCCTTCGGTGAAGTGGACGATGTCTCGCTCGGCGGGTCCGTGCGCCGCGCCGTCCCAGTCGATCAGCACGAACCCGCCGCGTCCATCGCGCAGGACGTTGCCGCACGTCGGGTCGCCGTGCGTGACGAGAGCCGCATGGCTCCTCATCTGCGCGTGCTCCCGAAGCTGGCGCAGGCGATCCAGCGCTTCCCGGATGCCCTGCCCGTGATCCAGGAACGCTTGTGCGACGCGCTTCTTGTAGTCGCCGGAGACTCGATCTTGGCTCGGAGGATCGGCGAGCAGGCGTTCGACGACATCGCCATACCGGATCGGGAACGTCTCGACGGGGATCGCCGCGCCGGTTTCGCAGGCGTGGAGTTCGCCGACGATCCGCCCGATGACCTCCAACTCCGGGAGCGTCGCCGGGTCGTCGCACAGGTCGCCGCCGTCCACGTAGGGAAAGACGCACGCCGGGAAGCCGTGCAGGTTGAAGACCGTCTCTCCGTTCGTCGCAGGAAGAGGGGTCAAGGCATGTTGGAATCCCTCAGCGCTTCGCAGCTCGCAGATGAGATCGATGCACCGCCGGAGTGCCGAGGAGTGCTCCGGTCGGTGCAGCTTGACCCAAACCGGCGCGTCGGGCGGGCACTCGCCGAGGTAGCTGTATCCGGACTCGCCGACCGGTATGAAGGTGAGGGTCGTCAGCCCGACTCCGTAGGCATCGCTGAGCCTGCGACACAGATCGTCCTTGTCCAGGTCGTTGTCGACGAACATCGGCGCGCCTGCCAGTGAGCGGATCTCGCCCGAAGGTTATCCCAGCCGTCGTGACGCGGCAACGCCTCAACCAACCGCACGGCTGCTCTGCCTCGGCACCCCGACCTGTACAGCGCCTGTCTCAGGTTCGAGCGGTCGTCATTGAGAACCGAAGAGCCATCTGTGCGGCGGCGCATTGACAAGGCGGCGCGATATGGCAATAGATAGACAGCAGTCGGGATTCGCCCGTGACTTCCGGCAACACAGCACGCGAACCGCCCGCACACGGAGGAGAGAGGATGCGAAACAAGAGCACGCTCGTAGGAGTCCTGGCAGCGTTCGCGCTGGCGATCATGGCATCGACATCGCACGCTACGCTCGCCGACGGGCGGATTCTCTACCTGCCGTTCGATGAGGGAGCCGACAACACCGCCGCCGACCTGTCGGGCAACAACGCCAAAGGCACTATCAACGGCGCCAAGTGGACCGGCGGGGCTTCGTGCGCTGAGATCGGGCTCTACCTCGCCGGCGCGTGGGTGTGGCTTCGCACCGTCGAGCCGCTGGAGAAGGCGAAGTTCCACCACATCGTCGCTGTCTGCGACCTGAAGAACGGTCTCCACATCTACTACGACGGCAAGCTGGACGATGGAGCCGGTTCCGCCGGAGCCAAGCCTGCGAAGATCGACCCCGCTCCGGGCGAGAACCTGGGCATCGGACACAACTACAATCTGGCGGGACGCTTCTGGGTTGGCGTCATCGACGAAGTCGCCGTCTACAACCGAGCGCTGTCGGAAGCCGAGGTCGCGCAGCTCTACAAGACCCCGCCGATGGCGCAGGGCATCGCGCCCAAGGGCAAGCTCGCGGCGATCTGGAGCCAGATGAAGGCAAGGCGCTGACGCTGCGCTGAGCGATCCGAATCGCCGTCGGAGCTGCTGTGCTCCGGCGGAGAATCGTCGTGCAAGGAGCGTCAAACGTTCGGCAACCTCTATGAGCTCCCGCCGGAGCACATCATCGCCTTCGCCAGAAAACGGGACGGTTGGAGGCTCTACCGTCTTGCTCGTTTGGAGGGGGCCCCCGCTTCGCCCGAAACTGGTTTCTGACGAGGTTGACGTGTCGGAACTTGGCAT
Coding sequences within it:
- a CDS encoding TlpA family protein disulfide reductase, which gives rise to MPRLKSFIAATIFLAATVAASAQLMEVSELLDIPALGKGSSTIELETKANVRSYEVPANPSMTILPETITVWVNNAPLTRDKDYVAVTGENAVYVQLTEPRRSQRDKLRVGFDFRRANLTNGKPFSMDDLYGHVLVVDLWATWCGPCVKEIPDFIEFQKKHKDEKFSYVGISVDDPADLAEVESFISGKQVNYPMILGDRTLVNEFKPIMMGKSLSGIPTKFVVNRQGKVAFWMVGSPKGTPIEPEIERRLLRLIAEPVPEKPKAVSAN
- a CDS encoding thiamine phosphate synthase, which gives rise to MCRRHAARRSYWLRDGHTEPAQHRHSARVGIGSRDRRRGRGNRVRCRRRHGARLRRRPDEHGDRRSPPSRGDGASDAIRRRSGSAGASCRAHPAKALRHGVQPHGRTHRLVKLGDDDRLYLIVGSDRSSRRVADVVAQASVGGARLIQIREKSLPHDPYVSLVKQCRDATQSVPGVRLLVNRHADIALASGADGVHLPGDASIASARRALGDGCLIGYSAHDVDGVLRAEAEGADLVTLSPIFPTRSKPGVPPIGVDAIRQCASQTQVPILALGGIGTGRIAECMRAGAFGVAVMGAVLDSDDVAGAVAQCFLALRSSLQCGDSRIPQ
- a CDS encoding inositol oxygenase, with the protein product MSTDQTTASQSFRNYEGARDSVREFYRTNHRLQTLDFVQGKKAQYARKDRARMGAWEAIERLDALVDDSDPDTELSQLAHNLQSAEACRRDGQPDWFILAALIHDLGKALALFGEPQWAVVGDTFPVGCAFSDRIIYPEYFAENPDSEHPVYSTRLGIYEEGCGLDSVHVSWGHDEYLYQVVRDYLPDEALAMIRYHSFYAAHTENQYTYLMNDRDRELMEWVRRFNPYDLYSKADEPPDVDALRPYYQDLIGQYLPAELSW
- the thiS gene encoding sulfur carrier protein ThiS; this translates as MTITVNGRATELRDSTTVESLVAATVESVPERGIAVAVNGAVVRRAEWHGLLLREGDCVEIIRAVQGGI
- the thiO gene encoding glycine oxidase ThiO, with product MKRLRVAVVGAGVCGVGIGWQLAKSGAEVVVYDAGEPMREATWASGGMLAAQMELRPEEDHLTVLGRESQRRWRAFAAELESDSGISVDYRDEGTLFVALDRDAASQLRFLHEHQRQLSLPVESVTGDEARELEPYLSRAVTMGLLSRQDHQVDARRVAEALLVALSRAGGFVRAHAPVDEIVIEGNQATGVVVRGGFELADAVLLAAGAWSAGIAGLPEGSVPPVRPIRGQVIAVRQPDPPVLDRVLWAMNARHFVYLAPKSAGTILIGATVEEAGFDKSVTAGGVLDLLRPAWEALPILHELSVVETWSGLRPSSRDNAPILGATDIDALFMATGHYRNGILYAPVTAQDVSRAILTGEMSDVIEPYRLDRFRSARA
- a CDS encoding LamG domain-containing protein, giving the protein MRNKSTLVGVLAAFALAIMASTSHATLADGRILYLPFDEGADNTAADLSGNNAKGTINGAKWTGGASCAEIGLYLAGAWVWLRTVEPLEKAKFHHIVAVCDLKNGLHIYYDGKLDDGAGSAGAKPAKIDPAPGENLGIGHNYNLAGRFWVGVIDEVAVYNRALSEAEVAQLYKTPPMAQGIAPKGKLAAIWSQMKARR
- a CDS encoding thiazole synthase, with the protein product MDEGLRIGGKTFGSRLLVGSSGYPNAQVMLDAIEASGAAVVTVAIRRIDLSDRCGESLLALLERAGRMVLPNTAGCYTAKDAVLTAQLAREALGTDLVKLEVIGDERTLFPDVEHLLRAASELVRDGFQVLPYTNDDPVTAKKLEDAGCVAVMPLGAPIGSGMGIRNPHNIVILRESVSVPVIVDAGVGTASDAAVAMELGCDGVLMNTAIAGARHPVAMARAMRFAVEAGRLAHLAGRIPRKLYATASSPTDGLIDS
- a CDS encoding LamG domain-containing protein translates to MRSTAWTLLYAAYLVFAVSTAHAKITPDSLVGLWYFDEGKGDTTADSSPNAFQGAIKGARWEDGKLGKALNFAKGDTVTFTLGKGTLRTSWSVAMWIKFTDLAGQQNYFSVWDQSDNRSVPYKTDGNELRFWSNLWNVGSSFNVSSKTWYHVANVYDGKNAAIYIDGAQKVSQAVAAFILQDQNQTAWVATDKGIGFLTACVVDEVGLFKVGLEAGDVKSIMESGLGRATGLEPVEPRGKLARTWGIIKVEASGLSG
- a CDS encoding M42 family metallopeptidase, with the protein product MTADLDARAKLLKDLTEAPGLPGYEDRVRAIFLRALEGIGTVERDRIGSVACKKVGSAASPSIMLAGHMDEVGWVVRHITDEGYIRFSPLGGWWTQVMLAQRVIVYTSKGEFLGVIGSKPPHVLPPDERNKVVEMKDMYIDLGVTDGATVREQMGVRIGDPIVPLSEFVPMNGGKVYLGKAFDNRAAVATVIETVRALNGVDHPNTVYGVGTVQEEVGLRGARTSSWIANPDIAFSLDVGIAGDVPGIEKHQATEKLGGGPALICYDNSLIPHLRLRDFVIDTAQAEDIPLQLDMVMGGTDGGAIHVHRDGVPTVTLCVPSRHIHSHTSMIHRDDFDQLVALLVVLIRRLDESTVRDVTYG